Proteins from a single region of Apium graveolens cultivar Ventura unplaced genomic scaffold, ASM990537v1 ctg7824, whole genome shotgun sequence:
- the LOC141704428 gene encoding uncharacterized protein LOC141704428: protein MAQSWYSRLPPNSIGSFNDLSQAFIKQFISGRVYEKSSSSLMGIIQGVKESLREYLNRFMKEALKLPDLDDKVAMIALQQETSDEFFKMSLAKFPPESMLQLQDRAGKYIKMEESMKKTAVNNEPTGDKKRKTDQEYDAKDKYP, encoded by the coding sequence atggctcaaagttGGTATAGTCGTCTGCctccgaactctattgggtcctttaACGACTTGAGCCAAGCTTTTATCAAGCAATTTATAAGTGGCAGAGTGTACGAGAAGAGTTCATCCTCTCTCATGGGCATAATCCAAGGAGTAAAGGAGTCCTTGAGAGAGTATCTGAATCGGTTTATGAAGGAGGCTTTGAAGCTCcctgatcttgatgataaggtagctatgatagccctaCAGCAAGAGACTAGTgatgagttctttaagatgtccctgGCTAAATTCCCTCCCGAGagtatgttgcagctccaggatagagCCGGAAAGTATATCAAGATGGAGGAGAGTATGAAGAAGACAGCTGTGAATAACGAACCTACTGGAGACAAGAAGAGGAAGACGGATCAGGAGTATGACGCTAAGGACAAGTACCCATGA